The window TCGTGCGGTTCATCGAACACCAAGTGATACTCCACGAAGATGCGATCATCGGGGCCTTGCAGTTTGGTTAGCTTGGCGTAACCGCCAAATCCGTCGTACGGCTTAGGCGGATCCAACACAATATTGCCGAGGGGGTCGGTTTTGGCTTTTTGATACTGATTGGGAAATTCCGAATCTTTGTCAAACCGCGGATCGAGCTTGAACGCAATCAATATGCTCTCCGGATTCAGTGTTTCCACTCCATGCGCGGTGCCGCCCACTTGCACTTCGCCAAACAAATCGTCTGGCGTCAGCAAGCCATGAACATATCGTTCCTTCGTGTCGCTGGTATCTTTCACCGTTAGTTTTCTCAATTGCAATTCAGCGGGGATGTAAAAGTCGATTTTCTTTTGCTTCGTCTGCTGCATTTGCTGTTTGATGAAGTTGGGGTTGGCGACGGTTTGCAATTTTCCCTTGGCCACAAAGTACAAATCGACCGTGCGGCCAATCGAACCGTTCGGATTGTCTCCCGTCTCGGAAGCTTGCTTAATTTCGTACCAATCGTTGGGATTGCCGCGCGAGAATTCCTTCTCGTGTACGGCATTGTTTTTCGGTCCAACTTGCGTCAGCACCGCCTTTTGCTGATCACTCTTCAGGCCGTCGGCCATGACCGGCGGGGGCAGTTTAATGGTTTTGCCGTTTGCCAGCGCCACGCCTTGCTCGGTCAATTCTTTGTAAATGGCATTGTCTTCGGCCGTCGCCATCGCCGGGGATAGCAAAGCCAAGAAAAATATCCCGTGCAAAAAGATTTTCATCATGAATTTCATCGCAGTTTTTCAGGCTGCCGCTCCAAAATCAATTCCAAATAGGGTTTGTCGATGCGAAACAACCGCAGTTGAACGCAACATTATACGCCCAGCGGTGAATCGGCGCAACCCAAGGCCTCGGCTTATTACCTAAAGACTGTTATCGGCTTACATTGGGTGCAAAACAGTGGTTGAATCGCCGATTGGAACCGTCGAAGCAAACTGCGGCCATGCTATCTGCAAATGGCTGCTCCCATTAATGCGGCCCACGCTGCCAAAGCAATGGCGGCCGTCTCCACCCGCAGCACGCGCGGCCCCAAATCGACCGCTTTCCACCCGGCGGCCAGAGCCTGGTCAATTTCTTCTTTGGTGAACCCGCCCTCGGGACCAATCGCTGCCGTTACACAGGGAACGGATAAATTGCCCGCCTCGACCAATTGACTCGGCCAAACACTGCACAAGGGGTTTCCGCCCGAATGAGCAACCATTCTTAAAACGTCCTGGTTGGCCGCAACATAAGTTCGCCACGGTTGCGGCGCGGCGATTTCCAGCAACCGGTTGCGGCCGCATTGCTTGCTGGCTTCAATCACGGTTCGTCGCAGGCGATTCAATGCCGCGGCCGAAGGCTGCGCCACGCCGCGCTGGGTTTCCAACGGAACCAACGCGGCCACGCCCAACTCGACCGCTTTTTCCACCAGCCAGCGCTGCCGATCACCCTTCGGTAGCGCCACGGCCAGTGTAAGTGGCACAGGCGATTCTCGATTCACTTCTCGCCGCTGCAGCACTACAAATTCAATGCGCGATTTTGCCATCGATTCAATTTGTGCCATGAACTCGAAACCGGAGCCGTCGAATAATGTCACGCTGTCCCCCACCTGGGCGCGCATCACGCGCGCCAAATGATGGGCTTCGGCTCCGTCCAATGTCGCCCGATCGGCGACGATTGGCGTGGCGACGAAAAATCGTTCCGACATCGAGGTGTGCTCCGGTTAAAAACTTCGATCAAGTTTCCTTTCGATCTTACCGATAACTTAAAAGATACGGAAATCCAAACAGGATTTAGCGGCGCGGGCCGGTCGATCCTTCTTTTTTCGCCGTGGCAAGTGCTATCAGGCAGTTCCTATGCTTCGCAAATACTGGAAATTGCGCGAATCGCCTTTCCGCGGCACGCTGGATTGGCGTCGGTTTTTTCGCAGCCCCGTCCACGAAGAAGCGCTGGCCCGTTTGCATTTCCTGGTGGAACAGCGGCGACGTTTGGGCTTGTTGCTAGGTCCGGCCGGCTGCGGTAAATCGCTGGTGTTGGACATTTTCGCCCGACGACTGCGGCGCGGCGGCGCTCAGGTGGTCAACGTTAATTTACTGGGAACCAACTTGCACGAATTTCTGTGGCTGATGGCCGCAGAACTGGGATTGAATCCGGATCGTCACGACGACCCATTCCGGCTGTGGCGCGATGTGCTCGATCGGCTGGCGGAAAACCGCTATCAACAGCTCGACACGGTGCTGTTGTTGGACGATGCCGACGATGCTCCCGCCGTGGTATCAGATCATATCGTGCGGCTGGCGCAAACCGAAAATATTTCGGGCGGTCGTTTAACCATCGTGCTGGCCGCCGCCGCCACGCCGCCGGCTAATTCCGCCGTCCGTTTGTCGCCGCGATTGTTGGAATTGGCCGAGCTGCGCATCGATCTGGAAGCCTGGGAACCGGCCGATACCGCGCAGTACGTGAACGAAACCCTGGCGCAGGCGGGGAGCATGTCTCCGATTTTCACCAACGAAGCGTTGGACCGTTTGCACGAATTAACCGCAGGTATTCCGCGGCGCATCGATCAATTGGCAAACTTGGCCCTGTTGGCCGGGGCAGGCCGCCAGTTGGCGCAAATCGACGTCGACACGGTGGACAGCGTCTATCAGGAATTGGGCGCGGTCGACGCTGTGGCGTAACCGCTTTCACGGCTCAACATAAAATCACCGTTGAGCTAATTTCTATCCTGAACGAGATTCTTCTCTCGGGGTTTTTCAAAATTCGAAGCCTATTTTGGCTATCCGCCAAGATTCTTTGGTCGGCGGCGAACAGCAAGTTGCCCTAGTGACACAGCCCCGATTGCATTAAAATCGGTTGCTTGCGATGCACCAACCCTTACGGTCTGAGCTAATCGGTTTTCATCAGCGCAACTTTTCGCCGCTGCGGGGGAACTTCCATGCCGGCCTCGAATTCTGGAAAAATCATCACGATTCCCGCAGGAAATGGGTCGCTACAGATTAATTTACGCGATCCTTGGCTGGCGGCGCTTTTGGCTTGGCTGGTGCCAGGCTTGGGGCACATGTATCAACGCCGCTGGGGTAAAGGGGGACTATTGATGACCTGCATCTTGGCCACATTCTTTTACGGTTTGTGGCTGGGAGGCGGTCGGGTGGTTTACGCTTCGTTTCGTGAAGGAGACGCCCATTACGCTTATTTGTGCCAAGTGGCTACAGGCATTCCTGCCTTGCCGGCCATCGTGCAAGCAGTGCGCACAGGAAGCGTTCCGCCGAAGGCTCCGCTGTGGGATGGACTCATGGCCCCGCCGATTGTGCCCGGCCAAGTTGTACCCCGGGCTTGGGTGGAAAGCGAGCGCGCAAAATACCCGGACGATCCCGAATTCAGAAAATTCGAAACGTACGACCAGCGC of the Pirellulales bacterium genome contains:
- a CDS encoding AAA family ATPase → MLRKYWKLRESPFRGTLDWRRFFRSPVHEEALARLHFLVEQRRRLGLLLGPAGCGKSLVLDIFARRLRRGGAQVVNVNLLGTNLHEFLWLMAAELGLNPDRHDDPFRLWRDVLDRLAENRYQQLDTVLLLDDADDAPAVVSDHIVRLAQTENISGGRLTIVLAAAATPPANSAVRLSPRLLELAELRIDLEAWEPADTAQYVNETLAQAGSMSPIFTNEALDRLHELTAGIPRRIDQLANLALLAGAGRQLAQIDVDTVDSVYQELGAVDAVA
- a CDS encoding 16S rRNA (uracil(1498)-N(3))-methyltransferase; this encodes MSERFFVATPIVADRATLDGAEAHHLARVMRAQVGDSVTLFDGSGFEFMAQIESMAKSRIEFVVLQRREVNRESPVPLTLAVALPKGDRQRWLVEKAVELGVAALVPLETQRGVAQPSAAALNRLRRTVIEASKQCGRNRLLEIAAPQPWRTYVAANQDVLRMVAHSGGNPLCSVWPSQLVEAGNLSVPCVTAAIGPEGGFTKEEIDQALAAGWKAVDLGPRVLRVETAAIALAAWAALMGAAICR
- a CDS encoding DUF6677 family protein, yielding MPASNSGKIITIPAGNGSLQINLRDPWLAALLAWLVPGLGHMYQRRWGKGGLLMTCILATFFYGLWLGGGRVVYASFREGDAHYAYLCQVATGIPALPAIVQAVRTGSVPPKAPLWDGLMAPPIVPGQVVPRAWVESERAKYPDDPEFRKFETYDQRDPNATYLRYVSNGEPTDQSAHWQYQLGGFYDLGTVFTMIAGLLNVLAIWDAWGGPATPSPKPLDEVADTASPARETKK